In uncultured Bacteroides sp., one genomic interval encodes:
- a CDS encoding GNAT family N-acetyltransferase codes for MISIQHIHTTDKEYYCFVENLFTKAFPKKERRDITLQREYTDGNKLFYNNILLAENEPVGFISYWDFGKFFYVEHFAIHETIRNHKYGQKALCALEDMLKSPIILEVEFPEDEISKRRINFYQRQGFQLWENEYMQPPYRKEDNYLPMKLMAKGELDSRTDFELIKRTLYKEVYQIEL; via the coding sequence ATGATTTCAATACAGCATATTCATACAACCGACAAGGAATATTATTGTTTTGTAGAGAATCTCTTCACGAAAGCTTTTCCCAAAAAAGAACGGAGAGATATTACTTTGCAACGGGAGTATACTGACGGTAACAAGCTTTTTTATAATAATATCCTACTGGCTGAGAATGAGCCGGTAGGATTTATTTCTTACTGGGACTTTGGCAAGTTCTTTTATGTGGAACACTTTGCCATTCATGAAACTATAAGAAACCACAAGTATGGACAGAAAGCGCTTTGCGCACTGGAGGATATGCTAAAGAGTCCAATTATTCTGGAAGTTGAGTTTCCTGAAGATGAAATAAGCAAACGTCGTATAAACTTCTACCAACGTCAGGGATTTCAGTTATGGGAAAATGAATATATGCAACCTCCTTACAGAAAAGAAGACAATTACCTTCCAATGAAACTTATGGCAAAAGGAGAACTAGATAGCCGGACAGACTTTGAGCTTATTA
- a CDS encoding M64 family metallopeptidase, with amino-acid sequence MKKNILLFTLCCFLCISSYAQSFSDYFIDKTLRIDYIFSGTANQQEISVENLSQLPTWAGRRYHLSEIPLDGNGQITVKDLKSGNCIYKTSFSTLFQEWLDTDEAKSVSRGFENTYLVPYPKQPVEISISFRDKKGNYNTLLKHIVKPDDILIKKQGNTHVTPYVYLQKSGTPEDCIDVAIMAEGYTKEEMELFIKDAKIACEALFSHEPFRSMKNRFNIVAVESPSKDSGVSAPKNGIWKNTAFSSHFDSFYSDRYLTSSNITDIHNSLSGIPYEHIIILANTEQYGGGGIYNSFTLTTAHHTHFRPVVVHEFGHSFAGLGDEYYYDEDLFNGVYPFDVEPWEQNITTKVNFPAKWKDMVDNGTAKLIEGGGYSSKGIYRGAEDCRMKTNTCEGFCPVCKRAIKRLIDFYTQP; translated from the coding sequence TTCATATGCTCAATCATTCAGCGACTATTTTATAGATAAAACTCTACGTATTGATTATATATTTTCAGGTACTGCTAATCAGCAGGAAATCTCTGTAGAGAATTTATCTCAGTTACCTACCTGGGCTGGAAGACGTTATCATTTATCAGAAATTCCATTAGATGGTAACGGACAAATTACAGTAAAAGATTTAAAATCGGGAAATTGCATCTATAAGACATCATTCAGCACACTCTTTCAGGAATGGTTAGACACGGATGAAGCCAAAAGTGTTTCTCGCGGATTCGAGAATACTTATCTTGTACCTTACCCAAAACAGCCGGTAGAAATAAGCATCTCTTTCAGAGATAAAAAAGGCAATTACAATACATTGCTTAAGCATATTGTAAAACCAGATGATATTCTGATTAAAAAACAAGGGAATACTCATGTTACTCCTTATGTATATCTGCAGAAAAGTGGAACTCCGGAAGATTGTATTGATGTAGCTATTATGGCAGAAGGTTATACAAAAGAGGAAATGGAGTTATTTATTAAAGATGCCAAAATAGCTTGTGAGGCACTGTTCAGCCACGAACCTTTCCGTTCCATGAAAAATAGATTTAATATTGTTGCTGTTGAAAGTCCTTCAAAGGACAGTGGCGTAAGTGCACCAAAAAATGGAATCTGGAAGAATACCGCTTTCAGTTCTCATTTCGACAGTTTTTATTCTGACAGATATTTAACCAGCAGCAACATCACAGACATTCATAATTCTCTGTCAGGAATTCCTTATGAACATATTATTATCTTAGCAAATACAGAGCAATATGGTGGCGGAGGAATCTACAACTCCTTTACTTTAACTACTGCTCACCACACACATTTCCGTCCGGTAGTGGTACACGAGTTCGGGCATAGTTTTGCCGGTCTGGGAGATGAATATTATTATGACGAAGATTTATTTAATGGTGTATATCCATTTGATGTTGAGCCTTGGGAGCAGAACATTACCACCAAAGTCAACTTCCCTGCCAAATGGAAAGATATGGTTGATAATGGAACAGCCAAACTGATAGAAGGAGGAGGTTATTCATCTAAAGGAATTTATCGCGGTGCAGAAGATTGCAGGATGAAAACAAATACATGCGAAGGTTTCTGCCCCGTTTGTAAAAGAGCGATAAAGAGACTGATTGATTTCTACACGCAGCCTTAG